One window of the Eucalyptus grandis isolate ANBG69807.140 chromosome 8, ASM1654582v1, whole genome shotgun sequence genome contains the following:
- the LOC104417121 gene encoding uncharacterized protein LOC104417121: protein MAFYWKIGDGQTTSLWFDNWHPRGPLNLFFSDSLIYSSGLSRQACVADLFSYAGQALRLVLQSWGQPLPILTNDPDRCCWRESSSGQFTMASAWNFIRKKRTQVHWYSFVWDNAIVPRYQLNLWLMAKRRLPTQDLLLAYGIIGNAARAFCKNVPDSLDHLFFDCYVTASVAFFWASRCNLPRRNRGWGENFRWATTYLMGKDFYKCIARFSFGALCHIIWKNRNDIIFRDQPLSIPAIKNHLFKVVRDKAITFRNVEDNFINRRLQRSWSLDPIIFNGDP from the coding sequence ATGGCATTCTACTGGAAAATTGGCGATGGCCAAACAACCTCTCTGTGGTTTGACAACTGGCACCCTAGAGGGCCCTTGAACCTGTTCTTCTCAGATTCTCTTATCTATAGCTCAGGGCTCTCTAGACAAGCTTGTGTTGCTGACCTCTTCTCATATGCTGGCCAAGCTCTCAGGTTGGTGCTTCAATCGTGGGGGCAACCTCTTCCGATCCTGACGAATGACCCGGATCGTTGCTGTTGGCGAGAAAGCTCTTCGGGCCAATTCACTATGGCATCGGCGTGGAACTTCATCAGGAAGAAGAGGACGCAGGTCCACTGGTACTCCTTCGTATGGGACAACGCCATAGTGCCTCGATATCAACTCAATCTTTGGCTCATGGCCAAGCGTAGGCTTCCAACCCAGGACCTCCTTCTGGCCTATGGTATAATTGGGAATGCTGCCCGTGCGTTTTGCAAGAATGTGCCTGACTCTCTTGACCACTTGTTTTTTGACTGCTATGTCACGGCTAgcgttgctttcttttgggcgtcCAGATGCAATTTACCCCGGCGCAACAGAGGTTGGGGGGAGAATTTCAGATGGGCAACTACCTATTTGATGGGGAAAGATTTCTATAAGTGCATAGCCCGTTTTTCCTTTGGCGCGTTGTGTCacatcatttggaaaaataggaatgacatcatctttagagaccaGCCTCTCTCAATTCCGGCCATCAAGAACCACCTCTTCAAAGTGGTCCGAGACAAGGCTATCACCTTCAGGAACGTCGAAGACAATTTCATAAACAGAAGGCTGCAGAGAAGTTGGAGCCTAGACCCGATTATTTTCAATGGGGACCCGTAG